A single window of bacterium DNA harbors:
- a CDS encoding type II secretion system F family protein, whose amino-acid sequence MTLLMISSFLFFLLVVLALLIALYERKHGSKRKINRRLSAFAGEIGLNVQGMPFVLRDERLSDISLFNRFLYQLNFFIKLRHVLEQANSSLTVGTVVLMTLTLGALGLLMTMRLQELLPRILISAGLAALPAGYILYRRSRRLRAFIRAFPDALDMMTSSLRAGHALNKALQMVAIEAPDPVCEEFRKTFEENNLGLPLRDALLHLTQRVNSLDLKLFVTAVLLQRETGGNLAEILEKISYTIRERFKLMGQIRTYTAQGRMTLWVLGSLPMVALVALELINPDYLDPMLQERSGRLLLAIGFCLQLFGFLVIRRIIRIKFQ is encoded by the coding sequence ATGACTCTGTTGATGATAAGTTCCTTTCTCTTCTTCCTTCTGGTGGTTCTCGCTCTGCTCATCGCTCTCTATGAGCGCAAGCACGGCAGCAAGCGTAAAATCAATCGGCGCCTGAGTGCCTTCGCGGGAGAGATCGGGCTTAATGTTCAGGGGATGCCGTTTGTCCTGCGCGACGAACGACTGAGCGATATTTCGCTGTTCAACAGGTTCCTCTACCAGCTCAATTTCTTTATCAAGCTGCGCCATGTGCTGGAACAGGCGAACAGTTCCCTTACGGTTGGCACAGTGGTCCTGATGACGCTTACGCTTGGCGCTCTGGGCCTGCTGATGACGATGCGTTTGCAGGAACTGCTGCCCCGGATTTTGATCAGCGCTGGACTGGCGGCCTTGCCAGCAGGATACATCCTCTATCGCCGTTCCCGCCGGCTGCGCGCTTTCATTCGTGCTTTTCCGGATGCTCTCGACATGATGACCAGCTCGTTGCGTGCCGGCCATGCCCTCAACAAGGCCTTGCAGATGGTGGCCATCGAAGCCCCCGATCCAGTTTGCGAGGAGTTCCGCAAGACCTTTGAGGAGAATAACCTGGGCTTGCCGCTACGAGACGCTCTGCTTCATTTGACTCAGCGGGTCAACAGCCTCGATCTCAAACTTTTTGTCACCGCGGTGCTGCTGCAGCGCGAGACCGGCGGCAACCTTGCGGAAATCCTCGAGAAAATCAGCTATACCATCCGGGAGCGTTTCAAGCTCATGGGACAGATCCGGACTTACACAGCTCAGGGTCGTATGACGCTGTGGGTTCTCGGCAGCTTGCCCATGGTTGCCCTGGTGGCGCTTGAATTGATTAATCCGGACTACCTGGACCCCATGCTGCAGGAACGGTCCGGTCGGTTGTTACTGGCGATCGGCTTCTGCCTGCAGCTTTTCGGTTTTTTGGTGATCCGCAGAATTATTCGAATCAAATTTCAATAG
- a CDS encoding CpaF family protein: protein MGLRQRLRADDGQGKSTGTSAPLPAKKETAPVHADLLSLHAYHEFKERIHRRLIEKLDLSKLDTIPAETLRTLVRDVIESLLANEGEMAFELNRERLTEEILNETFGLGPLEPLLHDPTISDILVNTSSQVYVERFGKLEVTNTRFKDDVHLLNIIERIVSKVGRRVDESSPMVDARLPDGSRVNAIIPPLAIDGPILSIRKFGLHRLNMEDLLKLHSLTPAIAELLTAAVRARLNILISGGTGSGKTTLLNILSGFIPSSERIITVEDAAELQLQQIHVVRLETRLANIEGRGAVVQRDLVRNALRMRPDRIIVGEVRGAEALDMLQAMNTGHDGSLTTLHANSARDALRRLETMVLMAGANLGDRAMREQISSAIHIIIQISRLSDGTRKVMKVAEIVGMEGDTISLQDIFLFEKMGIREDGRVVGTFRTTGIRPKFVEQIETSGIRLPDEMFEPRFEMIQEEELSA, encoded by the coding sequence ATGGGACTGCGGCAACGCCTGCGGGCAGACGATGGCCAGGGAAAGAGCACTGGGACGTCAGCCCCGCTGCCGGCCAAGAAGGAAACGGCGCCGGTTCATGCGGATCTGCTCAGCTTGCACGCCTATCACGAATTCAAGGAACGGATCCATCGCCGCCTGATCGAGAAACTCGATCTGAGCAAGCTTGACACCATCCCGGCGGAAACTCTGCGCACTCTTGTCCGTGATGTGATCGAGAGTCTTCTGGCCAACGAGGGCGAGATGGCCTTCGAACTCAACCGGGAACGCCTGACTGAAGAGATCCTCAACGAAACCTTTGGGTTGGGCCCGCTCGAACCCCTGCTGCATGACCCCACGATCTCGGACATTCTGGTGAACACGAGCAGCCAGGTCTATGTGGAGCGTTTTGGCAAACTCGAAGTCACCAACACCCGCTTCAAGGACGATGTCCATCTCCTCAACATCATCGAGCGCATCGTCTCCAAGGTCGGCCGGCGGGTGGATGAATCGAGTCCCATGGTCGATGCCCGGCTGCCGGATGGCTCGCGCGTCAATGCGATCATTCCGCCGCTGGCCATCGATGGTCCGATCCTTTCCATCCGTAAATTCGGGTTGCACCGGCTGAACATGGAGGATTTGTTGAAACTCCACAGCCTGACACCAGCGATCGCCGAACTGCTGACCGCAGCGGTTCGAGCGCGGCTCAATATTTTGATCTCCGGCGGCACCGGCTCAGGCAAGACGACCCTGCTCAACATCCTTTCGGGCTTTATCCCCAGCAGCGAACGCATCATCACCGTGGAGGACGCTGCGGAGCTTCAGCTCCAGCAGATCCATGTCGTCCGCCTCGAAACCCGTTTGGCCAATATTGAGGGACGGGGAGCGGTGGTGCAGCGCGATCTGGTGCGCAATGCTCTGCGTATGCGGCCCGACCGGATCATCGTCGGCGAAGTGCGCGGCGCCGAAGCGCTGGACATGCTTCAGGCGATGAACACCGGTCACGACGGCTCCCTGACCACCTTGCATGCCAATTCAGCCCGCGATGCCCTGCGCCGCCTCGAGACGATGGTCCTAATGGCCGGTGCTAATCTCGGCGATCGCGCCATGCGCGAACAGATCAGTTCCGCGATCCACATCATCATCCAGATATCCCGGCTCAGCGACGGCACCCGCAAGGTGATGAAGGTCGCGGAGATAGTCGGCATGGAGGGCGATACCATCTCATTGCAGGATATCTTCCTCTTCGAAAAGATGGGGATCCGGGAGGATGGGCGCGTGGTCGGAACCTTCCGCACGACGGGCATTCGTCCCAAGTTCGTCGAGCAGATCGAGACCTCCGGCATCCGCCTTCCGGATGAAATGTTCGAACCCCGATTCGAGATGATTCAGGAGGAGGAACTCTCCGCATGA
- a CDS encoding AAA family ATPase, whose protein sequence is MEKEFTWIYIGEGEPGPIFHALKEMEALHLSGREKDWKTGQSLLTSLHPDMALLDLGDGEEGLKHLGKWSALFPKTLFFCTAVAAQPALIIRAMRAGAREFFLPGSEAEEIRRAIASARRWLEGGTGRAARAKLVCCFGVKGGLGTTTLASNLAAAAAQYAHQRVLLIDTKLQLGNAALFLDLQPRITLLQILENLATLDVSRLQATLARHSSGLYFVAGPENMEEADAITAEALGQIIDLLRPEFDLILFDSDDHFDEVTIRALDEADTILTIAQLDLSTLYNLKRTLALFRRMGYPDDKVAIILNRYPPRLNEELAAIEKSINQAIACRLPYQENGALIESINVGEPIVLSRPRHPFSQQVLQLLHALVAEEPAPAAAAPRTGPGLIRRWTRRKE, encoded by the coding sequence ATGGAAAAGGAATTTACCTGGATTTACATCGGCGAGGGCGAGCCGGGGCCGATTTTTCATGCGCTTAAGGAGATGGAGGCTCTTCACCTGTCTGGGCGGGAGAAAGATTGGAAAACCGGGCAGAGTTTGCTCACCTCCCTGCATCCCGACATGGCCCTGCTTGACCTGGGTGATGGGGAGGAAGGGCTCAAACACCTGGGCAAGTGGAGTGCGCTCTTCCCGAAGACCCTCTTCTTTTGCACCGCGGTTGCCGCCCAGCCCGCGTTGATCATCCGCGCGATGCGCGCCGGTGCACGTGAGTTCTTTCTGCCCGGCAGCGAAGCCGAGGAGATCCGCCGGGCAATCGCCAGCGCACGGCGGTGGCTCGAAGGAGGAACGGGCCGAGCCGCGCGGGCGAAACTCGTTTGCTGCTTCGGCGTCAAGGGCGGCCTGGGCACGACCACCCTGGCATCTAACCTGGCTGCGGCGGCCGCCCAGTATGCCCACCAGCGGGTGCTGCTGATCGATACCAAACTGCAGCTGGGCAACGCGGCGCTCTTTCTGGATCTGCAGCCGCGGATTACACTGCTGCAAATTCTCGAGAATCTCGCCACCCTCGACGTTTCACGTCTGCAGGCGACACTGGCGCGCCATAGCAGCGGCCTCTATTTTGTCGCCGGACCCGAGAACATGGAAGAGGCGGATGCGATCACCGCTGAGGCACTGGGTCAGATCATCGATCTGCTTCGCCCGGAATTTGATCTGATCCTCTTCGACAGCGACGACCATTTTGACGAAGTGACCATCCGCGCCCTCGACGAAGCGGATACCATCCTTACCATTGCCCAGCTCGACCTCTCGACCCTCTACAATCTCAAGCGAACCCTCGCGCTTTTCCGGCGTATGGGCTATCCGGATGATAAAGTCGCCATTATCCTAAACCGGTATCCGCCAAGACTGAACGAAGAGCTGGCTGCCATCGAGAAATCGATCAACCAGGCCATCGCCTGCCGGCTGCCCTACCAGGAGAATGGCGCCTTGATTGAGAGCATCAATGTGGGCGAACCCATCGTGCTCAGCCGACCGCGTCATCCCTTCAGTCAGCAGGTGCTGCAGCTTCTCCACGCCCTGGTGGCAGAAGAGCCGGCACCCGCTGCTGCTGCGCCCCGAACCGGGCCGGGACTGATCAGACGGTGGACGAGGCGAAAGGAGTAG
- a CDS encoding pilus assembly protein TadG-related protein codes for MKMRTCPGRFLHRQGGVTMVLAAASMLAVMGMAALAIDVGYMLTARNQLQAGVDASALAGAAGLMTSRTLATQRAMDFAGRNTCIQQPVTVGAGDITFPTANRVRVTSSRRLALFFASALGMNSVNITAAATAELGSIVGANHLRPWAVPDFGFRLGDYVMIKSGELGAPGTNPSFFYPSDYPPVNKGNPISGASEYRSNIENGCDGTVEIGDILQIEPGNMQGPTKQGVDAIIRWDSGAYWDTNSNSIQGSRYPGYTSPRICIVPLYDERYPPDSGRNTITVTGLAVFFVEGMQGKNVYGRFIEMLTHGIWGSGNTYLYGVHLVE; via the coding sequence ATGAAAATGAGGACTTGCCCCGGCCGGTTTCTCCACCGGCAGGGTGGAGTGACCATGGTGCTCGCCGCTGCCTCGATGCTGGCGGTGATGGGCATGGCTGCATTGGCCATCGATGTCGGCTATATGCTCACGGCGCGCAACCAGCTGCAGGCGGGGGTGGATGCTTCAGCGCTGGCGGGGGCCGCGGGCTTGATGACCAGCCGGACTCTGGCTACCCAGCGCGCCATGGATTTCGCCGGCCGCAATACCTGCATCCAGCAACCGGTCACCGTGGGCGCAGGGGATATCACCTTCCCGACCGCCAACCGGGTGCGGGTTACCTCTTCCCGTCGATTAGCGCTCTTCTTTGCGTCCGCTCTGGGCATGAATTCGGTCAATATCACCGCCGCGGCGACCGCCGAACTGGGCTCTATCGTCGGCGCCAATCATCTCCGGCCCTGGGCGGTTCCCGATTTTGGTTTCCGGCTGGGGGATTATGTGATGATCAAGTCGGGTGAACTCGGGGCGCCGGGCACCAATCCCAGCTTTTTCTACCCATCCGATTATCCTCCGGTTAACAAGGGAAACCCTATCTCCGGCGCCAGCGAATACCGCTCCAACATCGAGAACGGCTGCGACGGCACCGTGGAAATCGGTGATATCTTGCAAATCGAGCCGGGCAACATGCAAGGCCCCACCAAACAGGGCGTGGATGCAATCATCCGCTGGGATTCCGGTGCCTACTGGGACACCAATTCCAATTCCATACAGGGATCGCGATATCCCGGCTACACCAGCCCGCGCATCTGCATCGTCCCCCTCTATGATGAGCGCTATCCGCCGGATTCAGGCCGCAATACCATCACGGTCACTGGTTTGGCGGTCTTTTTCGTCGAGGGGATGCAGGGAAAAAATGTCTACGGCCGTTTTATTGAAATGCTGACCCATGGCATCTGGGGCAGCGGCAATACCTACCTCTATGGCGTGCATCTGGTCGAATGA
- a CDS encoding pilus assembly protein N-terminal domain-containing protein yields MLWKMRMLASAGAMILAAMVLVFAIHAQAAEEAELLTVEPGHSQVLDYQRGITRVSIADPEVADANVISASQLVLIGKAEGSTNLIVWDAQGHYQQFNILVRKPMALHQIMLQVRFVEIDRTAIRDLGLDFLIKDRKVGHERITVGSFTGQAAIVNDPLGLSETVDLLIALPSQNVTAMLKALEEKNLITVLAKPNLSAREGAEASFLAGGEFPIPIVSGAAGMQTVTIQFKEFGIKLKFTPNVLDSSMINLKVAAEVSSLDFENGITLSGFVIPALSTRKTETNVDLKENHYLIIGGLFSEEQARTLSRVPLLGSVPVLGRLFSSEHFSKKESELMILVSPRITSGVAQLPSEGMNP; encoded by the coding sequence ATGCTTTGGAAGATGCGCATGCTGGCGTCAGCGGGAGCCATGATCCTGGCCGCCATGGTCCTGGTTTTCGCAATCCACGCCCAGGCGGCTGAAGAGGCGGAGCTTTTGACGGTGGAGCCCGGTCACTCCCAAGTTTTGGACTATCAAAGGGGTATCACCCGGGTGTCGATCGCCGACCCGGAGGTGGCGGACGCCAATGTCATCTCGGCCTCCCAACTGGTTTTGATCGGCAAGGCGGAAGGATCCACCAACCTGATCGTCTGGGATGCGCAGGGCCATTATCAGCAGTTCAACATTCTCGTGCGCAAGCCGATGGCCTTGCACCAGATCATGCTGCAGGTGCGCTTTGTCGAAATCGACCGCACCGCCATTCGTGATCTCGGGCTTGACTTCCTCATCAAGGATCGCAAGGTCGGCCATGAGCGCATCACGGTTGGCAGTTTTACGGGACAGGCCGCCATAGTGAACGATCCCCTGGGGCTGTCGGAAACTGTCGATCTCCTCATCGCTCTGCCATCGCAGAACGTGACCGCCATGCTCAAGGCCCTCGAGGAGAAAAACCTCATCACGGTGCTGGCCAAGCCCAATCTGAGCGCGCGTGAGGGCGCAGAAGCCAGCTTTCTGGCCGGGGGGGAGTTTCCGATCCCCATCGTCTCCGGCGCAGCGGGTATGCAAACCGTGACCATCCAGTTCAAGGAGTTCGGTATCAAGCTGAAATTCACGCCCAATGTCCTCGATTCCAGCATGATCAATCTGAAGGTGGCTGCGGAAGTGAGCAGCCTCGACTTTGAAAACGGCATTACCCTTTCCGGTTTTGTGATACCGGCGCTTTCCACGCGCAAAACCGAGACCAATGTGGATCTGAAGGAGAATCATTACCTGATTATTGGCGGTCTTTTTTCTGAAGAACAAGCGCGTACTCTGTCTCGTGTACCACTGCTCGGCAGTGTGCCGGTGCTGGGCAGGCTTTTCAGCAGTGAGCATTTCAGCAAAAAGGAGAGTGAGCTGATGATTCTGGTCTCGCCCCGGATCACCAGCGGCGTTGCGCAATTGCCTTCTGAAGGGATGAATCCATGA
- the cpaB gene encoding Flp pilus assembly protein CpaB has protein sequence MFLLKLKFIIPLAILAAVFATFGAYSYLKNQKTLLEQKRLATRLVVVTRADVPAGTRLTEILLQTREFPTDLTPEGSFSSLSDLIDRVTKSDLYSGEVILESRLAPKGSGGGVSAVIPAGMRAMTVAVNVVSGVSGFILPHARVDVLATVSSNTDKEESTTTTILENIEVLAVDQTVKSKDDDPITVKSVTLLVDPAQAEKLALASSEGKLQLVLRNMTDQEAVASNGVRLKEIINKSAPAPAPARRVVAAVPPAPVKEEPSKEPPKQVIEVYRSSTRSEVVLDEGKVTEGKPQK, from the coding sequence ATGTTTCTGCTCAAGCTCAAGTTCATCATCCCGCTTGCGATCCTGGCTGCCGTGTTTGCGACTTTTGGCGCCTACTCCTACCTAAAAAACCAGAAAACTCTGCTGGAGCAGAAACGGCTGGCCACGCGGCTGGTTGTGGTAACCCGCGCGGATGTGCCCGCGGGCACCCGCTTGACTGAAATCCTGTTACAGACCCGGGAATTCCCGACGGACCTTACGCCCGAAGGCAGCTTTTCCAGCCTCTCCGACCTGATCGACCGCGTCACAAAATCCGATCTCTACTCCGGTGAAGTCATTCTCGAATCGCGTCTTGCACCCAAAGGCTCAGGAGGCGGAGTATCCGCTGTCATCCCGGCGGGTATGCGGGCGATGACGGTGGCGGTTAATGTCGTCAGCGGCGTGAGCGGCTTCATCCTGCCCCACGCCCGGGTGGACGTCCTGGCTACCGTCTCCTCCAATACGGATAAGGAGGAATCGACGACCACCACCATCCTTGAGAATATCGAAGTCCTTGCCGTCGATCAGACTGTCAAATCCAAGGACGACGATCCCATCACGGTCAAATCGGTCACCCTCCTGGTCGATCCGGCGCAGGCGGAGAAACTGGCTTTAGCGAGTTCGGAGGGCAAGCTGCAGCTGGTGTTGCGCAACATGACTGATCAGGAGGCGGTGGCCTCCAACGGGGTGCGCCTTAAAGAGATCATCAACAAATCCGCGCCAGCGCCTGCACCGGCGCGGCGCGTGGTGGCCGCCGTTCCCCCAGCACCTGTGAAGGAGGAACCATCCAAGGAACCTCCTAAACAGGTCATCGAGGTCTACCGCTCCAGCACACGTTCCGAGGTGGTGCTGGATGAAGGCAAGGTGACAGAGGGCAAGCCGCAGAAGTAA
- a CDS encoding TadE/TadG family type IV pilus assembly protein, whose translation MKRLFRRQDGQSLVEFALVIPIFLLVLFGIIEFGRLWETMNVMTGAAREGARVAAVTAPDVGRARAAALGLLGGVTLTGLTVTVSGPGGSNEVTVTVSGTYTPLTNAFIPGLIGPIALSRSTTMHWEG comes from the coding sequence ATGAAAAGGCTGTTCAGACGCCAGGATGGACAATCGCTGGTTGAATTTGCGCTGGTCATCCCGATCTTTCTGCTGGTTCTGTTCGGGATTATTGAGTTCGGTCGTCTCTGGGAGACCATGAATGTTATGACTGGCGCAGCACGGGAGGGGGCGCGTGTCGCCGCGGTCACCGCCCCGGATGTCGGCCGCGCTCGCGCCGCCGCCCTCGGTCTACTCGGGGGCGTCACCCTCACCGGGCTGACGGTGACTGTCAGCGGCCCCGGCGGCTCCAATGAGGTCACCGTCACGGTCAGCGGCACCTATACACCCTTGACCAATGCATTCATTCCCGGACTGATCGGACCGATCGCCCTAAGCCGCAGCACGACGATGCACTGGGAAGGCTAA
- a CDS encoding A24 family peptidase → MEPLHPLQLAALLILVGCAAWWDVKSRRIPNGLTLPALVLGLLSHGLAHGMTGVGSALAGAAAGGVILGIFYLLDGMGAGDVKLMAAVGALLGWPLAVAALLGTAIAGGALALVLVIRHGIISGWSYSKRGESLLRIRLPYGVAIAAGTLWIIARGVLR, encoded by the coding sequence ATGGAACCACTGCATCCATTGCAACTCGCTGCGCTGCTCATCCTGGTTGGTTGTGCCGCCTGGTGGGATGTGAAGTCGCGCCGCATCCCGAACGGCCTGACCTTGCCCGCCCTTGTACTCGGATTGTTGAGCCATGGGCTGGCCCACGGAATGACCGGTGTGGGCAGCGCTTTGGCGGGTGCAGCAGCCGGAGGCGTGATTTTAGGCATTTTTTACCTGCTCGACGGCATGGGAGCAGGCGATGTCAAACTCATGGCTGCGGTGGGCGCGCTGTTGGGCTGGCCCCTCGCTGTGGCTGCTCTGTTGGGCACCGCAATCGCCGGCGGCGCGCTCGCATTGGTGCTGGTGATCCGCCACGGGATCATTTCCGGGTGGAGTTATTCCAAAAGGGGAGAGTCCCTGCTCAGGATTCGATTGCCCTATGGTGTGGCGATTGCGGCGGGGACCTTGTGGATCATTGCACGAGGAGTGCTGCGATGA
- a CDS encoding Flp family type IVb pilin → MQSIIRFFRTLFNREEGQTLAEYALILVLIAIAVIAMLTLLGGNIGNILTQIANAL, encoded by the coding sequence ATGCAATCCATCATCCGCTTTTTCCGCACCCTTTTTAACCGCGAAGAAGGTCAAACCCTGGCAGAATATGCCCTGATCCTGGTGCTCATCGCCATCGCCGTCATTGCTATGTTGACGCTTCTGGGCGGCAATATTGGCAACATCTTGACCCAGATCGCCAACGCTCTCTAG
- a CDS encoding Flp family type IVb pilin, producing MHRVQRAICTFIFDQRGQSLGEYALILLLIALAAIAGVILFGAQLAALYNQIVAGFP from the coding sequence ATGCATCGCGTGCAACGGGCCATCTGCACCTTTATCTTCGATCAACGCGGACAATCGCTGGGGGAGTATGCTCTGATTCTGCTGCTCATCGCCCTGGCGGCGATTGCAGGCGTCATCCTCTTTGGGGCGCAGCTGGCCGCGTTGTATAATCAGATCGTCGCGGGTTTTCCATAA
- a CDS encoding DUF1015 family protein has protein sequence MIKIKPLRGLRPRDDIAARVAAPPYDVISSEEAREMARGNPVSFLHVNKPEIDLPPETDLYSEPVYAKGAENLRRFMAEGILQQDQSPSIYVYRQEWRGRVQTGYLCLASVEDYDSNRIRKHELTRASKEKDRTTLMDRQNAQIGPVFLMYQAEPELDGLLAAAAAGVPLVDFTTSDQVRHTLWRIEDPGRISAIISGFAHLEKLYVADGHHRSAAASNLCRERRAANPHHTGEEPYNYFLAVIFPHNHLRILPYNRVVTDLNGLSVAEFLQKAGETFLIEPAGSTPPEVSEHTIGMYLDGRWYLLTPRPGIWNPADALENLDVNILMNNILGPLLAIGDPRTDQRIDFIGGIRGPEELVRLVDSGKFRVAFLMHPTSIEQLIAVADAGLIMPPKSTWFEPKLRSGLVIHLLD, from the coding sequence ATGATCAAGATCAAACCCCTACGCGGCCTGCGTCCGCGCGACGACATCGCCGCCCGGGTGGCTGCACCACCCTATGATGTGATCTCCTCGGAGGAAGCGCGGGAGATGGCCCGGGGCAATCCGGTCTCCTTTCTCCATGTCAACAAACCGGAGATCGACCTGCCCCCCGAAACCGACCTCTACTCCGAGCCGGTCTACGCCAAGGGGGCGGAAAACCTGCGCCGCTTCATGGCGGAGGGGATCCTGCAGCAGGACCAGTCGCCATCGATCTATGTCTACCGGCAGGAGTGGCGCGGCCGCGTCCAGACCGGCTACCTCTGCCTGGCTTCGGTCGAGGATTACGACAGCAACCGCATCCGCAAACATGAGCTCACGCGGGCGAGCAAGGAGAAAGATCGTACCACACTGATGGACCGCCAGAACGCCCAGATCGGGCCGGTTTTTCTGATGTATCAGGCTGAACCGGAACTCGATGGACTCCTCGCGGCAGCGGCAGCCGGAGTCCCCCTGGTCGACTTCACTACGTCTGACCAGGTCCGCCACACCCTCTGGCGCATCGAGGATCCCGGGCGGATCAGTGCGATCATCTCAGGATTCGCCCATCTTGAAAAACTCTACGTCGCCGACGGGCATCACCGCTCCGCGGCCGCAAGCAACCTGTGCCGCGAGCGGCGTGCCGCCAATCCGCATCACACCGGGGAAGAACCCTACAACTACTTTCTCGCGGTGATCTTCCCCCACAACCACCTTCGCATTCTCCCCTACAACCGCGTCGTCACCGATCTGAACGGGCTGAGCGTCGCCGAATTTCTGCAAAAGGCGGGAGAGACATTCTTAATCGAGCCCGCTGGATCCACACCCCCCGAGGTGTCGGAACACACCATCGGAATGTACCTCGATGGCCGATGGTACCTGCTCACCCCCAGGCCGGGGATCTGGAATCCGGCGGACGCTCTTGAGAACCTCGATGTCAACATTCTCATGAACAACATCCTCGGGCCGCTGCTCGCTATCGGCGATCCGCGCACCGACCAACGCATCGACTTTATCGGCGGCATCCGCGGACCCGAAGAGCTGGTCCGGCTGGTTGATTCCGGCAAATTCAGGGTTGCATTCCTGATGCATCCCACCTCGATCGAGCAGCTGATCGCGGTCGCCGATGCCGGTCTGATCATGCCGCCCAAATCGACCTGGTTCGAGCCGAAACTGCGCAGCGGCCTGGTCATTCACCTGCTGGACTGA
- a CDS encoding NAD(P)-dependent oxidoreductase produces the protein MKIILSDKFDPSLPGRLAPYGEVSDNKEMIPDADVVLIRSKTKCTKEFIDNAPKLKLIIRGGVGLDNVDRDYARSKGIKVYNTPKASSVAVAELAFALMLALPNRLITGHNTTVAGQFLKSELKRTELFNKILGILGCGRIGLEVAKRACAFGMTVYAYDVVPVKSEYVQGQKSLDELLPLCDYFSLHLPLTPETTALINQERIARMKKGAYIVNTGRGKTVVEADLAAALESGQLAGYGTDVFFTEPPEGSPLLHAPNVIMTPHLGASTAENLLRIADEVVQLIDKFSKGELA, from the coding sequence ATGAAAATAATCCTCAGTGATAAATTCGACCCCTCCCTGCCCGGCCGACTGGCACCCTATGGTGAGGTGAGTGACAATAAAGAGATGATCCCAGACGCTGATGTCGTGCTCATCCGCAGTAAAACCAAATGCACCAAAGAGTTCATCGACAACGCGCCGAAGCTCAAGCTGATCATCCGCGGCGGTGTCGGCCTCGATAATGTCGACCGCGACTATGCCAGGAGCAAGGGGATTAAGGTCTACAACACCCCCAAGGCCTCGAGTGTGGCGGTGGCCGAACTGGCCTTCGCCCTGATGCTCGCCCTGCCCAACCGGCTGATCACCGGTCACAACACCACGGTCGCTGGCCAGTTCCTCAAGAGCGAACTGAAACGAACCGAGCTGTTCAACAAAATCCTCGGCATCCTCGGCTGCGGCCGCATCGGCCTCGAGGTGGCTAAGCGCGCCTGCGCATTCGGCATGACGGTCTATGCGTATGACGTCGTCCCGGTCAAGAGTGAGTACGTCCAGGGACAAAAATCTCTCGACGAGCTGCTGCCGCTGTGCGACTATTTTTCGCTGCACCTGCCGCTGACCCCGGAGACCACCGCTCTGATCAACCAGGAGCGCATCGCCCGGATGAAGAAGGGGGCCTATATCGTCAACACCGGCCGCGGCAAAACGGTCGTGGAGGCGGATCTGGCCGCGGCGCTGGAGAGCGGCCAGCTGGCCGGCTACGGCACCGATGTCTTTTTCACCGAGCCGCCCGAAGGCTCGCCGTTGCTTCATGCTCCTAATGTCATCATGACCCCGCATCTCGGCGCTTCGACCGCCGAAAATCTGCTGCGGATCGCCGACGAGGTGGTCCAGCTGATCGACAAGTTCTCCAAGGGGGAGCTGGCCTGA